In Mytilus edulis chromosome 4, xbMytEdul2.2, whole genome shotgun sequence, the following proteins share a genomic window:
- the LOC139518774 gene encoding alpha/beta hydrolase domain-containing protein 17B-like gives MNSLSLSELCCLFCCPPCPSRIAAKLAFLPPEPTYSLVPDETGSKFSLHLTERAEWQYSQRELDCIEVFYTRTTKGNRIACMFAKCSPNAKYTLLFSHGNAVDLGQMSSFYIGLGSRINCNIFSYDYSGYGGSSGKPSEKNLYADVDAAWNALRTRFGINPQNVVLYGQSIGTVPTIDLASRYEVGAAVLHSPLTSGMRVAFPDTKRTWFFDAFPSIEKVPKITSPVLVIHGTEDEVIDFSHGLQIHERCPRAVEPLWVEGAGHNDVELYGQYLDRLKQFINSELALN, from the exons ATGAATAGTCTGTCATTAAGCGAACTGTGCTGTTTGTTCTGCTGTCCACCATGTCCATCACGAATCGCAGCTAAACTGGCATTTTTGCCTCCTGAACCAACATATTCATTAGTTCCTGATGAAACAGGCTCAAAATTCAGTCTTCACTTAACAGAAAGAGCTGAGTGGCAATATTCACAGCGCGAATTAGACTGTATAGAAGTGTTCTACACTAGAACTACAAAAGGAAACCGTATTGCTTGTATGTTTGCTAAATGCTCACCAAATGCTAAGTACACATTATTATTCAGTCATGGCAATGCAGTAGACTTGGGACAGATGAGCAGCTTTTACATAGGACTTGGTTCTCGCATAAACTGTAATATATTTAGTTATGATTATTCCGGTTATGGTGGAAGTTCTGGGAAACCATCTGAGAAAAACCTGTATGCTGATGTTGATGCAGCGTGGAATGCTTTAAGAACCAGATTTGGCATTAACCCCCAGAATGTTGTTTTATATGGACAAAGTATAGGCACTGTACCAACTATAGATTTGGCATCCCGATATGAAGTTGGTGCAGCTGTTCTTCATTCACCACTGACTTCAGGAATGAGAGTTGCATTTCCTGATACGAAGAGAACTTGGTTTTTTGATGCATTTCCAAG TATAGAAAAAGTTCCAAAGATAACCTCTCCAGTGCTTGTGATTCATGGAACAGAAGATGAGGTCATAGATTTCTCACATGGTTTACAAATACACGAACGATGTCCACGAGCTGTAGAACCATTGTGGGTGGAAGGAGCTGGGCACAATGATGTTGAGCTGTATGGACAGTATCTAGATCGACTGAAACAGTTTATTAATTCAGAATTAGCACTAAACTGA
- the LOC139521667 gene encoding uncharacterized protein C9orf85 homolog — translation MSTQRGNHKKGTQKHQNRTVFKNDLHDTSKRTKDINQLDRNGLCERCKEVIDWKVKYKKYKPLTTPKKCTRCAQKTVKKAYYIVCMPCISALNVCGKCGSKKELVSQPGPSASEQMSLDNQLKQDLEMLSERKRRTFLRLQAQGKLTAEEIEEKMKEELTKFDDDSFGESSEEDEEELCDSNADKKICATVNKDIIERVSKVTFSSDNVKAS, via the exons ATGAGCACGCAACGAGGGAATCACAAGAAAGGcacacaaaaacatcaaaatagaactgtttttaaaaatgacTTACATGACACTTCAAAACGAACAAAAGATATAAATCAATTGGACCGAAATGGATTATGTGAAAGATGTAAAGAAGTTATAGACTggaaagtaaaatacaaaaagtatAAACCTCTAACAACTCCTAAGAAATG TACAAGATGTGCACAGAAAACTGTAAAGAAAGCCTATTACATAGTGTGTATGCCTTGTATTAGTGCACTGAATGTATGTGGAAAATGTGGAAGTAAAAAAGAACTTGTGTCACA ACCAGGCCCCTCTGCTTCAGAACAGATGTCTTTAGACAACCAGCTTAAACAAGACTTGGAAATGTTATCTGAAAGGAAGAGGA GGACATTCCTCAGACTTCAAGCTCAAGGCAAACTTACAGCTGaagaaatagaagaaaaaatGAAGGAAGAATTAACTAAATTCGATGATGATTCTTTCGGAGAATCAAGTGAAGAAGATGAAGAAGAACTTTGTGATAGCAATGCTGATAAGAAAATATGTGCAACAGTTAATAAGGACATTATTGAACGGGTTTCAAAAGTAACTTTTAGTTCGGACAATGTTAAAGCATCTTAA